The Neobacillus sp. OS1-2 genome includes a window with the following:
- a CDS encoding Ger(x)C family spore germination protein — translation MKKIISLILLVSFLLPILGGCWNQKELTDLAFVMAIGIDKGENKKFDVSFQIVNPGNVSSGQNGGGQGLPIAVYKSSGDTLTEAARKATKKISRRLYYAHTNLIAVSEEVARNGLLDIMDALDRDPEFRTTTELVIMRDTSAELLVSALANLDKMPVNKITKEIKATEAMFGENMSINIDDFLNGLISKGKEPIVNGFKITGSKETVGKAKELETTKALFVLAADGLAVFNKGKLIGWIDHEKARGVIWILDRVKSTSVNVDWNGKKNAITMALLRTKTKVSVKIRNEKPVIQIAIEDEGWISEANTDVDLTNPTEIEKIDKLVEKEIKQQIEATVKKAQKMKSDIFGFGESVHRKNPKLWNKLKANWGDHFADLEVNVKVDSYIRREGIRTKPFWSDFNK, via the coding sequence ATGAAAAAGATCATTTCCCTCATATTACTTGTGAGTTTTCTATTACCTATTCTAGGCGGGTGCTGGAATCAAAAGGAATTGACCGATTTAGCCTTTGTCATGGCGATCGGCATTGACAAGGGTGAAAATAAAAAGTTTGATGTTTCGTTTCAAATTGTGAATCCAGGCAATGTATCATCTGGTCAAAATGGCGGGGGACAAGGGCTGCCTATTGCTGTTTATAAAAGCTCCGGGGATACCTTAACAGAGGCAGCTAGAAAAGCAACAAAAAAAATATCGCGGCGCTTATATTATGCACATACAAATTTAATTGCTGTAAGTGAAGAAGTAGCCAGGAATGGACTCCTTGATATTATGGATGCATTGGACAGGGATCCGGAATTTAGAACGACAACAGAGCTAGTGATTATGAGAGATACCTCCGCAGAATTATTAGTATCTGCACTGGCGAACCTTGATAAAATGCCAGTAAATAAGATAACGAAAGAGATAAAAGCGACAGAAGCGATGTTTGGTGAAAATATGAGTATTAATATCGATGACTTCCTGAACGGGCTAATTAGTAAAGGGAAGGAACCGATTGTGAATGGTTTTAAAATAACCGGCTCAAAGGAAACGGTAGGGAAGGCAAAAGAATTGGAGACGACAAAAGCATTGTTTGTCCTTGCCGCTGATGGATTAGCTGTTTTTAATAAAGGGAAATTAATCGGCTGGATTGATCATGAAAAGGCCCGCGGGGTGATTTGGATTTTGGACCGGGTTAAAAGCACTTCTGTGAATGTCGATTGGAATGGCAAAAAAAATGCGATCACAATGGCCCTTTTACGAACCAAAACAAAGGTTTCCGTTAAGATTAGAAATGAAAAGCCAGTTATCCAAATTGCCATTGAAGATGAGGGCTGGATAAGCGAAGCGAATACGGATGTAGACTTAACGAATCCAACCGAAATAGAGAAAATAGACAAGTTGGTTGAAAAAGAGATAAAACAGCAAATTGAAGCCACCGTAAAAAAAGCGCAAAAAATGAAGAGTGATATTTTTGGATTCGGTGAAAGCGTTCATCGGAAAAACCCGAAATTATGGAACAAATTAAAAGCAAATTGGGGAGATCATTTCGCAGATCTTGAAGTAAACGTGAAGGTTGATTCCTATATTCGCCGTGAAGGAATTCGGACAAAGCCGTTTTGGTCAGATTTTAATAAATGA
- a CDS encoding PAS domain S-box protein: MSKKKLVFLYFITSLIWINVSNFIIHQLVPSSYIPMVERSKEILYILVTGGFIYFFLHKKQELTVSKEDQNRLSTLINSMVDFVNFKDGEGRWIEANDFGLQLFQLENVDYRGKKDSELAEYTDFYGDALKFCEISDEETWENRKITRIEEVLPVPDGSTKTFDTIKVPLFHSDGSRKGLVIIGRDITEKKEMARQLAESQQQYKSLFEYSPDIVYMLDLDGTITNLNPHFDVITGFNRNEMIGKSVKTILAKKYKPFLKRFISAVVEEVKPIMYEIQIQHKNGKPITLQCTSLPIIINGNITGIIGYGKDVTILRKTEERLRRTEKLSVVGELSASVAHEIRNPLTSLKGFVQLLQVEDEKHQFYYQIMSDELDRINHIVGELLLLAKPQHLKFTKAEIQKLLNDVISLLRTEASYYNVQIESVFPEQEIYIDCEPNQLKQLFINIIKNAIEASINGGTVSIGLELLEKDLVVITVKDNGCGISKGRLEKIGEPFYSSKEKGTGLGLTVSFKIVQSHSGTIRFDSQINQGTSVHITLPAIHGNDRKQKKQQALS; the protein is encoded by the coding sequence ATGAGCAAAAAAAAGCTAGTTTTCCTTTACTTTATTACTAGTTTAATTTGGATAAATGTATCGAATTTTATCATCCATCAGCTAGTGCCTTCCTCCTATATTCCTATGGTTGAGAGATCGAAGGAAATACTTTATATTCTCGTAACGGGCGGATTCATTTACTTTTTCCTTCATAAGAAGCAGGAATTAACTGTTTCTAAAGAAGATCAAAATCGTTTATCCACGTTAATCAATTCCATGGTTGACTTTGTTAACTTCAAAGATGGTGAAGGAAGATGGATTGAAGCGAATGATTTTGGTTTACAGTTGTTCCAGCTTGAAAACGTAGATTATCGTGGGAAGAAGGACTCGGAACTAGCCGAATATACAGACTTTTATGGTGATGCCCTTAAGTTTTGTGAGATTTCTGATGAGGAGACATGGGAAAATAGAAAAATCACACGGATTGAGGAAGTTCTGCCTGTTCCTGATGGTTCAACGAAAACTTTTGATACCATCAAAGTCCCGCTTTTTCATTCCGACGGCTCAAGAAAAGGATTAGTCATTATTGGTCGGGATATTACCGAAAAAAAGGAAATGGCCAGACAATTGGCAGAAAGCCAACAGCAATATAAATCCTTATTTGAGTACAGTCCGGATATCGTTTATATGTTGGATTTAGATGGAACTATTACGAATCTCAACCCCCACTTTGACGTTATCACTGGTTTCAATCGGAATGAAATGATTGGAAAAAGTGTCAAAACCATATTGGCCAAAAAATACAAACCATTCCTAAAACGCTTTATTTCCGCTGTTGTAGAGGAAGTAAAGCCGATTATGTATGAGATTCAAATCCAACATAAGAATGGAAAACCGATTACCTTACAATGTACGTCTCTTCCCATCATTATCAATGGAAACATTACGGGAATTATTGGGTATGGCAAAGATGTTACCATCTTAAGGAAAACGGAGGAGCGCCTACGAAGAACAGAGAAACTTTCTGTTGTCGGAGAATTATCAGCTAGTGTTGCCCATGAAATCCGTAATCCGCTTACTTCCTTGAAGGGGTTTGTCCAGCTGTTGCAAGTGGAGGACGAGAAGCATCAATTTTATTACCAAATTATGTCAGATGAATTAGATCGAATCAATCACATCGTTGGAGAACTGTTGCTATTAGCTAAGCCGCAGCATCTTAAATTTACTAAGGCTGAAATTCAAAAGCTTTTGAATGATGTCATCTCGTTACTCCGGACCGAGGCGTCTTATTATAATGTTCAAATCGAGTCTGTTTTTCCGGAACAAGAAATATATATTGATTGTGAGCCAAACCAGCTAAAACAATTGTTTATCAATATCATAAAAAATGCTATTGAAGCATCAATCAATGGTGGAACCGTTTCGATTGGTTTAGAACTACTTGAAAAGGATCTGGTTGTTATTACAGTTAAGGACAATGGCTGCGGGATTTCCAAGGGGCGATTAGAGAAAATCGGTGAGCCCTTCTATTCTTCTAAGGAAAAAGGAACAGGTTTAGGACTTACGGTCAGCTTCAAAATTGTTCAATCACATAGTGGCACCATTCGCTTTGACAGTCAGATAAATCAAGGAACATCCGTTCATATAACCCTCCCAGCGATTCATGGTAACGATAGGAAACAGAAAAAACAACAAGCCCTTTCATGA
- a CDS encoding phage holin has protein sequence MINWKVRFRNKNWVIAFVSQILIVAQVVTACLHSIGLVDFQITDAIQNSILTFVNAVFVLLSMLGIVQDPTTKGYGDSERALTYKDPN, from the coding sequence ATGATTAACTGGAAAGTGCGGTTTAGAAATAAAAACTGGGTTATTGCTTTTGTGTCTCAAATTTTAATTGTCGCCCAGGTAGTGACAGCCTGTTTACATTCTATAGGTTTAGTCGATTTTCAAATCACCGATGCAATCCAAAATTCTATTTTAACATTTGTAAATGCCGTGTTTGTCCTGTTGTCCATGTTAGGAATTGTTCAGGATCCAACCACGAAGGGTTACGGTGATAGTGAACGGGCCTTAACATATAAGGATCCGAATTAA
- a CDS encoding spore germination protein has protein sequence MLKKKQKKRQNDNYRQKQDPEKPEELSILTDYQENITRIKEEFGNSTDIVFREFKFDRKKGNCVYVDGLANEQLVSEYFMESLTEEELTHNLFDSFQLLAEKSVSLGSIQIITNWNQVYDMLLSGNTLFFLDGYNRAISVETKGWEKRSITEPSTQLAIRGPKDSFTETFRTNTALIRRRIKSPNLWLESMKIGRVSQTDVGIMYLKGIANEKIVEEIKERLKRIDIDSIQASGYVEQLIEDQAWTTFPTTYHSERPDVVTSHILEGRIAVIVDGTPFVVTAPAIFIQFFQAPDDYYSRFDISTGIRILRILSFFIALIGPAAYIAITTFHQEMIPTSMAIAIAAQRENVPFPAFIEALIMEILFEILREAGLRLPRAVGQAVSIVGALVIGQAAVQAGIVSAVMVIVVSLTAIANFSTPSFAMAIAARLIRFILMGLATVLGLYGIMLGLMFMAIHLCALRSFGIPYMMPLAPFSIKNQQDVFVRFPVWAMKNRPMFISKGNTVRTGEHQKPGPPNQDDNNQTSNGES, from the coding sequence ATGTTGAAAAAGAAGCAAAAAAAGCGGCAGAACGATAATTATCGCCAAAAGCAAGATCCAGAAAAACCGGAAGAATTATCGATCTTGACGGATTATCAAGAAAATATTACGCGCATAAAGGAGGAGTTTGGCAATAGCACGGATATAGTCTTCCGTGAATTTAAATTTGATCGTAAAAAAGGAAATTGTGTCTATGTTGATGGGTTAGCTAACGAGCAATTGGTTAGTGAGTATTTCATGGAGTCTTTAACGGAAGAAGAATTAACACACAACCTTTTCGATTCTTTTCAATTATTGGCAGAAAAGTCAGTAAGCCTGGGAAGTATTCAGATTATCACAAACTGGAATCAGGTATATGACATGCTCCTGTCAGGAAATACTTTATTTTTCTTAGATGGCTATAACAGGGCCATTAGCGTGGAAACGAAGGGGTGGGAGAAGCGCTCCATTACGGAACCTTCCACCCAATTGGCCATTCGCGGTCCAAAGGACTCTTTTACAGAAACATTCAGAACCAATACTGCTTTAATCAGACGAAGAATTAAAAGCCCCAACTTATGGTTGGAATCCATGAAAATTGGCAGGGTATCTCAGACAGATGTTGGAATTATGTATCTGAAAGGGATCGCAAATGAAAAAATTGTTGAAGAGATCAAGGAGCGTTTAAAAAGAATCGACATTGATTCGATCCAGGCGTCGGGATATGTGGAACAATTGATTGAAGATCAGGCATGGACAACCTTTCCGACAACGTATCATTCCGAAAGACCGGATGTCGTTACATCACATATACTTGAAGGCAGGATTGCCGTGATTGTGGATGGGACACCCTTTGTGGTAACTGCTCCCGCCATTTTTATACAATTTTTCCAGGCTCCAGATGACTATTATTCACGATTTGATATTTCAACCGGTATTCGTATTTTAAGGATTTTATCCTTCTTTATTGCTTTAATTGGACCAGCCGCTTATATTGCGATAACAACCTTCCATCAGGAGATGATTCCCACATCAATGGCGATTGCGATTGCGGCGCAAAGAGAAAATGTACCCTTTCCTGCCTTTATCGAGGCATTAATCATGGAAATTCTCTTTGAAATCTTAAGAGAGGCTGGATTAAGGCTGCCAAGAGCTGTTGGTCAAGCAGTTTCTATCGTTGGGGCCTTGGTCATTGGCCAGGCAGCAGTCCAAGCCGGGATTGTGTCAGCCGTTATGGTGATCGTGGTTTCTTTGACAGCTATCGCCAATTTTTCCACGCCAAGTTTCGCCATGGCGATTGCTGCCAGGCTTATTCGTTTTATTCTGATGGGCTTAGCAACCGTTTTGGGTCTTTACGGGATCATGTTGGGTTTGATGTTTATGGCCATCCATTTATGTGCACTACGTTCATTTGGCATCCCATACATGATGCCTTTAGCACCTTTCAGCATCAAAAATCAACAAGATGTCTTTGTTCGTTTTCCTGTATGGGCAATGAAAAATCGGCCAATGTTTATCAGTAAGGGGAATACCGTAAGGACGGGAGAACATCAAAAACCAGGACCGCCAAATCAAGATGACAATAATCAAACATCAAATGGTGAATCATGA
- a CDS encoding N-acetyltransferase family protein has translation MFANFTIRDAELHDMPKIIDIYNSTIASRMVTADLEPVSVESRMNWFNDHSPTFRPLWVVEMDGSICGWVSFQSFYGRPAYHATAEISIYIDQDFRGKKLGKFLIQKAIDACPKLEIKTLLGFIFGHNEPSIHLFHRFGFEKWAHLPNVAELDGIERDLLILGKRIV, from the coding sequence ATGTTTGCAAATTTCACTATCAGGGATGCGGAATTACATGATATGCCAAAAATTATCGACATATACAATTCAACCATCGCAAGCAGAATGGTAACGGCGGATTTAGAGCCCGTATCAGTAGAAAGCCGGATGAATTGGTTTAACGATCATTCTCCTACTTTTCGTCCTTTATGGGTAGTAGAGATGGATGGTAGTATTTGTGGCTGGGTAAGCTTTCAATCGTTTTATGGCAGACCTGCTTATCATGCTACTGCAGAAATTAGTATTTATATTGATCAAGATTTCCGTGGAAAAAAACTTGGCAAATTTCTTATCCAAAAAGCCATTGATGCCTGTCCTAAGCTCGAAATCAAGACTTTACTTGGTTTTATCTTTGGTCATAATGAACCTAGTATTCACCTTTTTCATCGCTTTGGTTTTGAAAAGTGGGCACACTTGCCAAATGTGGCAGAACTCGATGGAATCGAGAGAGACTTACTGATCCTTGGGAAAAGAATCGTCTAA
- a CDS encoding YpzG family protein, translating to MSYKDHLDPHSELFHHTFTRPKRQKSQVNGQTQMTQNTIILRSNAKAHRW from the coding sequence ATGAGCTACAAAGATCATTTAGATCCGCACTCGGAGTTATTTCACCACACCTTTACGAGGCCGAAACGCCAAAAGTCACAGGTGAATGGACAAACGCAAATGACGCAAAACACAATCATCTTAAGGAGCAATGCCAAGGCCCATCGCTGGTAG
- the ltrA gene encoding group II intron reverse transcriptase/maturase: MHESIGKRSLRVVESSKKKRKWYSLIDKIWDYQNLEQAFYDVKKNRGAHGVDKVTIKDFEKELEHNLRVLQESLRSKTYRAKPVRRVFIPKTDGSKRPLGIPTVGDRTIQAATKRILEPIFEQKFLDCSFGFRPNRSAHMAIEQIRQDLKDGYTYVIDADIKTYFDSIPHDKLLELIKEEVVDSSVLTLILQFLKSGILENGVYYQNVKGSPQGGVISPLLANIFLHPLDKMMMERGHRITRYADDFVICCKSRKGAERVLKTVVKLLEDELGLKIHPEKTKIVDNLEEPFIFLGYIFKKGYFHSPSDKAVKKFKESIKTVTRRNQTVGLEEFVKRRLNPIIRGWGRYFGIGFSKKLFQQLDSWIRRRLRMIQLRSWKRIRKLHRELRKRNWEGELPRLSMTRWKNSKTQHVHFAIPNERFREIKLVFLLDIYNELHPQRG, from the coding sequence ATGCATGAATCTATAGGGAAACGAAGCTTACGTGTAGTTGAGAGCTCTAAAAAGAAACGCAAGTGGTACAGCCTAATTGATAAAATTTGGGACTATCAAAACTTGGAACAAGCTTTTTATGATGTAAAGAAGAATCGTGGTGCTCACGGTGTGGATAAGGTAACAATAAAAGATTTTGAAAAAGAATTGGAACACAACTTAAGAGTGCTCCAAGAATCTTTACGTTCAAAAACATATCGTGCTAAACCAGTCAGAAGAGTCTTTATCCCAAAAACTGATGGCTCAAAACGTCCGTTAGGTATTCCCACAGTAGGAGACCGAACTATCCAAGCCGCAACTAAAAGAATTCTTGAGCCCATTTTTGAACAGAAGTTTCTAGATTGTAGTTTTGGATTCCGTCCGAATCGCAGTGCTCATATGGCGATTGAACAAATCCGGCAGGATTTAAAAGATGGGTACACATATGTTATAGACGCTGATATAAAAACTTACTTTGATTCAATCCCCCATGATAAGCTCCTTGAATTAATTAAGGAAGAAGTTGTAGATAGCAGTGTACTAACTCTAATTTTACAGTTCCTAAAATCAGGAATACTTGAAAACGGTGTCTACTATCAAAATGTTAAGGGGAGTCCACAGGGGGGCGTAATCAGTCCATTGTTAGCAAATATCTTTCTTCATCCACTAGATAAAATGATGATGGAGCGAGGTCACCGCATAACAAGGTATGCAGATGACTTTGTCATCTGTTGCAAGTCACGAAAGGGTGCAGAAAGAGTTCTAAAAACAGTAGTAAAACTCCTTGAAGATGAGTTAGGGTTGAAAATACACCCAGAAAAGACGAAAATCGTAGACAACCTTGAAGAACCGTTTATCTTTTTAGGATACATCTTCAAAAAAGGATACTTTCATTCACCATCAGATAAGGCAGTGAAGAAATTCAAGGAAAGTATCAAAACGGTAACGAGAAGAAACCAAACAGTAGGTTTGGAGGAATTCGTCAAACGCCGGTTGAACCCGATTATCAGAGGATGGGGAAGATACTTTGGTATTGGATTTTCAAAGAAGCTGTTTCAACAATTGGACTCATGGATTAGAAGAAGGCTTAGGATGATTCAGTTAAGAAGCTGGAAGAGAATAAGAAAGCTCCACAGGGAGCTTCGAAAAAGGAATTGGGAGGGTGAACTTCCTCGTCTTTCAATGACAAGATGGAAGAACTCAAAGACTCAACATGTACATTTTGCGATTCCTAATGAAAGGTTTCGTGAAATCAAACTCGTTTTTCTTTTGGATATCTACAATGAACTACATCCCCAACGGGGATAA
- a CDS encoding GerAB/ArcD/ProY family transporter encodes MEKAKIKASQMFILVVLFEMGSAILVGLGASAKQDAWISMLLGLAGGLLLFLVYYQLYKYYPTLTLTSYVQKITGKWIGRLLGLLYIIYFIYCSTRVLRDFGELLTTTIYFNTPLIVINALMMLTIIYSIHKGIEVIARVGELFFGVIYMMATAGFLLILFSGLIHLEYLQPVLEYGWKPVFITFIRGTITFPFGEMVVFTMLLPYLNDHKKVKLACMGGMILAGINVTITCAINVATLGVDLFQRSNFPLLTTIGKIQLANFIERLDVLFMLYLMIGGFFKISIFFYAAVIGAAELFKFKNHQKLSFPIGLIILIASVTISSSYAEHIQEGLKVVPVYLHWPFQIIIPPILLIIAFIRNRKKKTTSSS; translated from the coding sequence ATGGAAAAGGCAAAAATCAAGGCATCCCAGATGTTTATCTTGGTGGTTTTGTTTGAAATGGGCAGTGCGATTCTTGTGGGTCTTGGAGCTTCCGCAAAACAAGATGCGTGGATATCGATGTTATTGGGCTTAGCTGGTGGTTTATTGCTATTTCTTGTTTATTATCAACTTTATAAATATTATCCTACACTGACGTTAACGAGTTATGTGCAAAAAATTACTGGGAAATGGATAGGACGGCTGCTTGGCTTGTTGTATATTATCTATTTCATCTATTGTTCGACACGGGTTTTGCGTGATTTTGGTGAATTATTAACAACCACCATTTATTTTAATACCCCGCTCATTGTTATTAACGCCTTGATGATGCTGACCATTATTTATTCGATTCATAAAGGGATTGAAGTGATTGCTCGAGTGGGGGAACTATTTTTTGGTGTCATCTACATGATGGCAACTGCGGGCTTCCTTCTCATTCTCTTTTCTGGGCTAATTCATTTGGAATATCTTCAGCCAGTATTAGAATATGGCTGGAAGCCTGTGTTTATCACTTTTATTAGGGGGACGATTACTTTTCCATTTGGGGAAATGGTTGTATTCACCATGTTGCTTCCCTATCTGAATGATCATAAAAAAGTAAAGCTAGCCTGTATGGGCGGGATGATTCTAGCCGGGATTAACGTAACGATAACGTGTGCTATAAATGTAGCTACGTTAGGGGTAGACCTTTTTCAGCGCTCGAATTTCCCGCTGCTCACAACGATAGGGAAAATTCAGTTGGCTAATTTTATTGAACGACTGGATGTTCTATTTATGCTTTATTTGATGATTGGCGGTTTCTTTAAAATTTCGATCTTTTTCTATGCCGCGGTGATCGGTGCAGCAGAATTATTCAAGTTTAAAAACCATCAGAAGTTAAGTTTTCCCATTGGTTTAATTATTTTAATAGCCTCTGTAACGATTTCCTCTTCATATGCGGAACATATTCAAGAAGGGTTAAAAGTGGTCCCTGTTTATTTACATTGGCCATTTCAAATCATTATTCCCCCCATATTACTTATCATTGCTTTTATTCGGAATCGAAAGAAAAAAACAACAAGCTCTTCATGA